The Erythrobacter sp. HL-111 DNA segment TCTCGATCATCTGCGGCGGGACCTCCGCCTGCATCGAACCGATCCCGGCGAACATCTACACCCACAAGACTTTGTCGGGCAGCTTCGTGGTGAAGAACCCCTATCTCGAAAAACTGCTCGACCGGAAGAGCAAGAATTCGACCAATGTGTGGAACTCGATCCTGGAAAAGGGCGGCAGCGTCCAGCACCTCGATTTCCTCACGCCCGAGGAAAAGGCGGTGTTCAAGACCAGCTTCGAGATCGATCAGCGCTGGCTGCTTGAATTCGCGGCCGACCGCGCGCCCTATATCGACCAGGCGCAGTCGCTGAACCTGTTCATCCCGGCCGACGTGGACAAGTGGGACCTGATGATGCTGCATTTCCAGGCGTGGGAGAAGGGCATCAAGTCGCTCTATTACCTGCGTTCCAAGAGCGTGCAGCGCGCGGGCTTCGCCGGCGGGGTCGAGGCGGACAACACGCCCGAACCGTCCAAATTCGAACTCGACGCGGCAGGCGGGCCGGAGCAGACCGATTACGAGGAATGCCTGAGCTGCCAGTGAGGCGATATACGTGGGACGTCATGACGAGGACTACAGCGAGCCGATCAATCCGTGGCTCGCAATGGTCCTCGTCGCCTGTTTCTCGCCTGGTTTCCGGGTCGCTTCGCGGGCGGCTGCGCGCAACGCCTTCGCCGATCCCCGCAATCGGTCACGCGCTGCGCTCCTGCGCCGGGCGCGGGGGCGAAAACCGCGCAATTCCCGATGCACCCGGCGCACTCGCCAAGCCCGGCGGCGTGTGACATATTCGCGTGCGCCGCACCGACTTGGCGGCGGAATACAAAGGGGTAGGATGTCATGGGTCTGCCGTTCTGGGCGGGTGTATTCGGGGCTGTCGTCTCTGCAATTTTCCTCCTGCGGGCGTGGCTCGAACTGCGCAGGAACCGTGAGGGCCACTTGAGGAACGCGGCGATGATCCATGTCGGCATGGCCGGCCTGTTCCTGCCCGCCTGCCTTTTCATCATGTTCGCCGCCGCGCAGTGACCGCCGCGCCCGGGCGCAGGGGCTGACCCCGTGCGACGCCGCCGCCACCGGGATGCACCCGGAGGCGGCGGGTCGTGTTCAGGAGCGGGGCCGCCGGAAGCGGGGCCGTCAGGGCCGACCGCTCACTTCTCGTCGATCGGGCGCATGGCGTCGGTCCGCACGCGGGTCGCGGGATCGTCCCCGCAGTCGCCCAGGGCGACCGGGTCGATCGCCCCGCCGACCGAGCCGAAGCCCATTTCCGTGGCGGGCAGGTCGCCCTCGCCCGGGGCACGGCGGGGCCGCGCTTCCGGCTTGTATTCGCTGTGGACGAGATCGCCCATCACGCTTTCGGGCGCACCCTCGCTGCGATAGCCGGGTTCGGCCGGGCCGGAGCGTTCGGGTTCCATCGGGTGGGTCGATTTCGTCAGCGTCACGTTGCGCGCGTCGCCATCGGGGAAGGGGCCGGTGATCGGTTCGTTCTTCGCCATGAGTGTCTCTCCTGCTCGTTGCGGGCGTACCGATTCAACCCGGCCGGGCAGGGCCGCGTTCCGAGAAACCCGCTTGCGATGAAGGACACCGGGCGTGAACCATGCGCAAGGGCGGGTGCGGGGCCGCCGTGTCGCGCGCTCCTGCGGGCCGCGCACCGCGCGACGACACGTGCGGTGCATCGGGCGGGTCGCGCCCCTTTCCCCGGACTCGATTGGACTCGCAAAATGCACGGCTTATCCCCGCCGAATCATCGCTGCTTGCCTTCGATTCCGTAGTTTGATTCCCTATATGAGTCAGGCACACGAACCGAAGGAAACACAAGATGTCGTTGCTCGAAGCCCGCAAGACCTACAAGCCGTTCGAATACCCCTGGGCTTACGACTTCTGGAAACGCCAGCAGCAGATCCACTGGATGCCCGAGGAAGTGCCGCTCGGCGAGGATTGCCGCGACTGGGCGCAGAAGATCACCGAGCACGAACGCAACCTGCTCACCCAGATCTTCCGTTTCTTCACCCAGGCCGATGTCGAGGTGCAGGACTGCTACCACGACAATTACGGCCGCGTGTTCAAGCCGACCGAGGTCAAGATGATGCTCACCGCCTTCTCCAACATGGAGACGGTGCACATCGCCGCCTATTCGCACCTGCTCGACACGATCGGGATGCCCGAAAGCGAATACGCCGCCTTCCTCGATTACGAGGAGATGAAGGACAAGCACGATTACCTGCACCAGTTCGGCGTCGACACGGACGAGGACATCGCCCGCACGCTCGCCATGTTCGGCGGCTTCACCGAGGGGCTGCAGCTCTTCGCCAGCTTCGCCATGCTGATGAACTTCCCGCGCCACAACAAGATGAAGGGCATGGGCCAGATCGTGTCGTGGTCGGTGCGCGACGAATCGCTCCACTGCGAAGGCATCATCAAGCTGTTCCACGCCTTCTGCGAGGAGCGCGGCTGCCTGACCAAGGCGGTGAAGGAGGACATCATCGACATCTGCCAGAAGACCGTGCGGCTGGAGGATGCCTTCATCGACCTCGCCTTCGAGATGGGGCCGGTCGACGGGATGAGCCCGAAGGAGATCAAGAAGTATATCCGCTACATCGCGGACTGGCGTCTGAACCAGCTCGGCCTGCCGCCGATCTACATGGTCGAGGACCACCCCCTGCCGTGGCTCGCGCCGCTGCT contains these protein-coding regions:
- a CDS encoding ribonucleotide-diphosphate reductase subunit beta, giving the protein MSLLEARKTYKPFEYPWAYDFWKRQQQIHWMPEEVPLGEDCRDWAQKITEHERNLLTQIFRFFTQADVEVQDCYHDNYGRVFKPTEVKMMLTAFSNMETVHIAAYSHLLDTIGMPESEYAAFLDYEEMKDKHDYLHQFGVDTDEDIARTLAMFGGFTEGLQLFASFAMLMNFPRHNKMKGMGQIVSWSVRDESLHCEGIIKLFHAFCEERGCLTKAVKEDIIDICQKTVRLEDAFIDLAFEMGPVDGMSPKEIKKYIRYIADWRLNQLGLPPIYMVEDHPLPWLAPLLNGVEHANFFETRATEYSKGATRGNWNDVWSSFDKRQKAKAVNEDGAGEEEAGLFGVEAAE